The stretch of DNA TGAAATGCTGATAGCGTCTAGAGCATAACAACACATGCAGAGATTTccagggacaaaaaaaaacagggaaacaATGTCAGCAGTACACAGACATGTCCAGTTATAAGTAAACATCTGAACTGCTCTAGTAATGGTCGGGTACACTGATTTATGCATCACCAGCGTAGAGAACAGGGTTTAATACCTAAAAGCTTTGCCACCAATGGGGATGAATTGATTGTGTCAGGTAAAAAGGGCTGAGTGAGGACATAACCTGTATCAAAGGAGGAACACAGTAGTTATACATTATATCCTGTCCATCAAAGAAATTGGAAAACATTGGAGCTATGATATAGTACACATATGGTTCAATCAATGACAAAACAGAAGAACAAACTCAGATTGTCCAGAgtcaaacaatcaaatacaatTGTATGAATACAGTATGAATATTTTACAATTTACATTGGTTATCATGTTTTAAGCAGTTAAATGTACACTAACCACAAAGAGTAAGATACTTTGTGACTTCTGTTACTGGaaaaaacactgttgattttatttcattctttcatgCTGACAGGTTCCTTCTGCCAGGAGGTGATAGACCAGTGTGACCCAAGTCCCTGTCATAATGGGGGTAGTTGTGAGAGCCATGTTGAGGGCTACACTTGCCACTGCCTCACACAGAGTGACGATGGTATTGTCTATGGAGGTATACACTGCGACGTGAAGCTTGTGGGCTGTGAAGGCCACGAATGCCAAAACCAAGGCTCCTGCTCCCCTTTCCTGTTGGATGGGACTCACGGCTACACCTGCTCCTGTTCACCTGGGTACACTGGCCCCCTCTGCGAGACCCCTACCACATTCTCCTTTGAACGCAGTGGCTACCTGCTGCTTCAGAGTCCACTTGTGGATGATGAGGTCTTTTGCAACATCACCCTAAGCTTCAAGACTGTTGTGTCCAGGGCGGTGTTGTTCCAGCGGAACAGCAGAGGGCTGCTGCTGACCCTGGAGCTTACCGAAGGCCAGCTTCGCCTTACGCTGAGGAAGGAGGCTTCTGCTGAGGCTGAACCAGATAGCCCAACCCAGACTCTGGAGCTTTTACGCAATGTCACAGATGGAGAGTGGCATTCTGTGGAGGTTGTGCTCGGAAACTGGGTGCTCAGCCTGAAACTCTTGGACGATGCTGGGAGCTGTGGGAGCCAGCCATGTCACGAGGTTGCCCCAGTCCAAAGCACCCTGTTCGGGCTGGTGTCGCTTCCTCAGAGCACTTTTATTGGTGGAGTGCTTAAGGACTCAAATGGCCCCAGTGAGGACTCTCCACTTCCAGCATTCATTGGCTGCATGCAGGATGTGTTTGTGGACTGGCAACTTGTCGTCCCTCAGGAGTGGCTGAGCGACTCGGCTGTTAATGTGTCCCCTGGTTGCAGCCATAGGGACCGCTGCTTGGACGTGCCTTGCCAAAACGGAGGACAGTGTGTCAACCTGTGGCAGAGCTACCAGTGTCGGTGTCCAAGGCCTTACGAAGGGCCGGACTGTGAGGAGGGTATGTTTACAGCTATGAAATGGTGAAGTTAAATAGCTGCAATACAGTGTGTTTGGGTTATGTTCTCTTTTTCCTGTCCCATTAAATGCAcatgactaaccctaaccctaaccctaaccctaacccttgccATTGCAGTAGGGAAACATTTAGGAAAGCCAATCACAGAAAGCAGGCACGTCATCTCCAGAGTCTTTAAACTTTAAGCTGACCTGACTAATTGGGTAGTAGGTCACTCTCACCAAAATTCTAAATTGGATAATTAAATAACATTCTCTGTTTTGATTTGTAACAGAACTGAAGGGAGTAGAGACAAAGCCAATCAAAAGCCGCAGTAAAGTGCAGAGGCAGAGATCCTCTTATCTGACACACTGGATTAAGGATGTAAGGGGTTCTATTTTAGAAATGCTCAGAACATGGAAGGAAAGGGCATACTATAGCTCAGTAAGCTATAGAAAACTATGATCAAAACATCAGACacagaatgaaaaaatataatttgcatTTTGCTGAAGTTTGCCCTGAAAGTGTTGaatagttttaatttttaaactAAGCTATCTTTAGCCGCTTGAGTCTATTGAAGCAGATTACTGATCATGATGCCAGATGGGAGAATTTGGACGCACATTTACTCACATGGTCATGAATGCTAACACCTGTACACTTGAAATGTCCACTCCCATACACATCCAAGCTCTTATATGACCTGTCGTACTCTACATGTCCTTTACTCTAGCTTTATGTGTTCTCAATGTCCCTCCTGCCGTATAAGGTGACAGACCCACAGTGGAAAGTGctgacacaaaacacacatgagGGCTGGTGGCAGCTTATATTTCCTTTCTCTTTGCCTGTTGTTCAAAAAAGCCTGTCTGAATAATAATCTGCTTAGAGTTCAGATTTTTGCTTCTTTGGTGATTCCATGTATTCACTGCAAGCTCATATGAAGAGAGTTTGCATACCCAAATCTATCATAATTCAATTTTAATAGTATTTAttcaattttcattttagaCCCCTATGCTGAAAATGTAGATTTATATAACCATATCTACCGTAATTAATCTTATAATGCATGTTGATCAAGTTTTGAATCACCTGAGAGTTAAGATATAAATACGTTTTCTCAtgttaaatttctttttttcaagaACATGTGACTGCACGCTTTGGGAACGAGGACTCTCACAGCTATGCTGCATTCACTGTCACAGATGAATTGGGTCATGAGttctccatctccctcttcCTGCGCACACGGAGGCACAATGGACTGCTCCTGGTCTTtgccaacagcagcagccattACCTGCACATGTGGCTGGAGGATGGCAAGGTCACAGTTCAGCTCAATAACTTTGAGAGCCTGAAGGCGGAGAGTGCAATTGATGATGGAGAAGTCCACTTTGTGAGTGTAGAGGTGGCAAATGAGCGTATGTCACTGTACGCAGCAGCTAAGAAACAGGGTGATGTGGAGGTCACCGCAGTCAGTGTTCAAGCAGGAGATACTGTCTATGTTGGAGGCCTGCTGGAGAATGGGGCAACTTCAGTCTTTGGTGGATATTTTAAAGGCTGTATCCAGGACCTGAGGATCAATGACATGAGGCTGCAGTTCTTCGGTTTGGACACCTCAGTGAGATCGTGCCCTCTGAAGTTAATGGAAAATGTGACCTCTGGCTGCTCTGGTGACAACACCTGCAGTGTGAGTGAATaacctgtttaaataaaatgttgatgtCCTTCCATTAACCTTTGTCCACCTATTATTCTCAGTCTTTATCACAACAGTTCAGTATGTGCAGAAATTGATTTAAATCTTAAAATGAATCACATCTATGAAAGTATTCACATCTTGAGTGCAAAGGATCAAGTAGGCATGATGAAGAAAAAGTAAgcagtttactttttttttttcatcttcagaGGAACCCATGTCTAAACGGGGGAATGTGTTACTCCATGTGGGACGACTTCACCTGCACTTGCCCAGCCAGTACAGCAGGACGGCGCTGTGAAGAGGTCAGGTGGTGTGAGGTGTCACCTTGTCCCTCAGATGCAGAGTGCAGGATGCTGAGCGAGGGATATGAATGTAAGTATGACATTTTAAGACTTACAGTCCCAAGTTTGGACACACACCCCAGGTCCAATCaatgtgtgtagctgtgtgcatgtgcttaTCTGACACAATCTTTTCATTGTTCTGTGATTATACAAGGCTAAAACTTAAGAAATGAAGGTTTTTGGTCAAGAGCCTAGTAACTCAGGTGCATGACAAATCTCCTGTGCTATTTGTGTGACTCAACTCTACATCTCTGGTAACAAGATAACTTCAATCAGTGTTCAAGTTCTGATgcatctctttctcttcttcacttCTTATCATTTCTCTATCTTCTTTAATGAAGATGTAAAATGCGAGAAAtattaagaaagaaaataacactGTTAATGTCATATATTAATCACTGCATATTTTCCATGTGATAATGTGGTGTCATATCATCTTATACTTATTATTCACCCTAAAGAACTTTGTCAGTGTAGCAGTGTGAATGTTAATACATGAATTCCATTTTCCAactattttacattttggcaaTCTGTTAAATGATCACCCACGTTATACACAACCTGTTGCTACATGCTTACATTATTTATAAGGAACAGTGTGGTTGGATTTCCCAAAAAGCATCAAGTTATATTATTTGTGGTACATTTTGCTGCCTGTTCCTGCTGTTATCCTCGCctttaatataatttcatagTTATTTAGAAGTCCTTAACCATAGACATTGGAGTTATTTACCTCTtacactacagtacatgtaTCTTACCTAATCTTTGACCTTGTTTGTGGATTTGGTCACCATTATGTTAGTCATGTAACAGAGTGATACAATGTGTTTGCTTTCCGACCTCAATCCACCCACACAGTATATGTGCTCCGTAAAATAGGATTGGCTTGAGGCCAGCTTATCCTTTTTTTGCTGGGATTATTGATGGTTTGCTGTGTTGCCCGTCTGTCCTGTAAGCCACCTCATGTTGAGTGGTTAACTCAATGAGAAACAAATACCTGCTCTTTACAGATACATTTGTTAGCTCATTTAGATGcctaaaatcattttattgttgtcaaCTAAGTCCCTTGATGTAGTAATGCCCATTTTCATTATGtcatttctttaaattaaaaatcagcACTATTGCCTGATTCCCTTTTTGTAATATTGTGCAAAAAGGcagtgaaaaattaaaaaacagaagatGAGCCACACTCACAAAAAGGTGGTGAAACAAAATAAGTTTGTTAATGTGTAAAGATACCTCACAGATATCTTCTCCTGACCTCCTAGGTTACTCCAACGCAACTTTCCTGAATGACAGCACTGTGTTGTCCTACCAGGGAAATGGCCACATATTCCGCAATCTAACTAATCTTTCCCTAAACCTGCGCACACGGAGGCGTAATGCAGCCATCCTACATGCAGAGAAGGACTCGGCCTTCATCACGCTCTCTATCCAAGATGGTTTTCTCTTCATGGAGCTTCAGAGCACCCCTAGAGACATCAGAGAAGAGACTGAAGAAAAGCAGAATGTGTCTACAGTCAGCctgagcagcaggaggagtgTCAGTGATGGCGAATGGCACAGCGTCCACCTGTTCATGGCAGCGCCCTGGGCACAAATTTCTCGGTGGACTCTGGTGCTGGATGAAGAAATAGATGAAGTCAGCACCTCCAGGCACCAAGGGGGCAACTTGGATTTtctcaaacaaggagtggacaTCTTCTTGGGGGGTCTGGCCCCGGATGCCGGATGGTCCCTGACTGGATGCCTAAGCACAGTAGAGTTGGGAGGCATTGCCCTGCCTTACTTCAGCTCCTCTGATGTGAACCTCCCACGCCTGCAGGAGGAGCAGTTCATTCAGACATCATGGCATCTACCACTCCTCGGCTGCAGCGGGGCCCCCGTGTGTCAGCCGAACCCCTGCCTGAATGGAGGGCAGTGCCAAGACCTCTTCAACTCCTACAACTGCAGCTGTACTGAGGGTTGGGCCGGTAGGCGCTGCAACTTCTTCACCGACACCTGCGCTTCTAATCCCTGTGTTCACGGCAATTGCAGCGTGAATGGGCTGACCTACGAGTGCAACTGTGAGTTTGGCTACGCAGGTGTGGATTGTGAAGAAGAGGTGGATATGTGCGAAAACCATCTGTGTGCCCATGGAGGTACCTGTCTGCACGGGCCAGACAGGTACGCCTGCCTCTGCCCTGAGAACTACACTGGACCCCTCTGCAAGTAAGTTAAGATGTTAActagaaaaggaagaaaggaagacgATAGATTAGAATAAAAATGCAGGGAATACAAAAGTCCCTTAGGCTTGTAGAATGTAAAGACAAGCAGTGGAAGAAAAGACAATCCCAACATAAATATTTCATGCTTGTGTGGGAACGGTTTCAGGAGCCTAGTTAGTttgtaaacacaaaacacacaaataaacgcTCAGACAAATTGCACAGACAAGGGACCGcaccacaacacaaacaaaaccctacactgtaaatgtttccccatctctgtctctgttcagCATTTCAACCACGCCTGCAGTGAGCGTCTCAGAAGCTGCATTTCTATTCTAGTGTCAGCCAGAAAAGGTCTCAGTCTGCTGTGGTGTCTCACAACACAAGGCTCTCTGGTTCAGCGCCAGTTTCTTTCCCCTGTCATCTACCGTTTGCCTCGGAGAACCAGCAGGGGAACGCCTCCAACCATTTATCCTGTAAACACACAGCTTCTTGCATTTTGCCTCTTTTGCACAAGGAAAAGCCTTTGCAAGTGTCTTGCTAAGCAAGCCACCAGACAAGCTGCACATCTCCCTTTACTGCGAACATCTACGCTGTAAAGTTTTCATCAAAATGACTTCgttttgtttgtgtctcttgTTTGTGCCTCTTTCTACCCGCTTTccccatctttctttctgttcctcTCTCCAGTGAACGCGTTGAAGAAATTCCATGGTACATTGTTGTCAGAAAAGTGTAAGTAGTTTTTTTCCCTATTTCTCAGGTGTTCCCTATTGTTTCCTGTTAGATGTTTGTCTCTCAAATGTCATGTACAATGTCTGCAGTTTTTTTGTTCAACTGCGTGTGACAAAATGCCAAGCAAAGCTAATATTAACGCTCCCTGTgacattgtttgttttaacctgAGATACCGGGTATTTCAAATGAGTGACAGCTGTAGTTCAAAATGACTCTTGGCATCTAAATTAAAACTTCACCTACCAAAGTTGTGcttttgtaaaaatgaaaaaaaaagaagtattttgTTACTACTGAAGAATGGATTTCAAGTTACCTGCAGATTTTGGAACAGAGCTGCTCTGCTCCCAGCAAAATTaagtataaaagaaaagaggtCATGGAGGAATGGTTGTCTCTTCCATTCCCGTGCATGTGATTTGACACCTGCTGGTGAATGGTTGCCAGAGGTCTTTAAACTTATTATCCTGGTCGGCTGCTAAGCCTCTTTGTCCCCCCTGTGGGTAATCAGCAGGAGGCCGAACAATACAGCTCCTGCCTGgctgcttcttctgcttccGGCTGATGTAACTGCTCCAAACGACCCACTGAACCTCTGAATAAAACTGACATAACCCATGCGTTTTCCCTTTCTGTTTGTCTGACTGTCCTCTTACAGAAGGCCCAAGCTacctgtttctgtgtgtggtGATGACACCAGAAACTACACCTGCTTCAATGGAGGTAACTGCACTGACCGAGAGCTATCCTGTGACTGTCCACCTGGCTTCACTGGACACCGgtatgaaaaagagaaaaaaaacattctatttaaaactgtaaatgggGAAAATGGATACAAGACAAAAAATATTGTCATCCATGTCTGTTTTTAGGTGTGAGCAGGAGGTGGATGAGTGCAAATCAAACCCCTGTCTAAATGGAGGCTACTGCCGGAACCTCATCAACAAATTCATCTGCGTGTGCGACATGAGCTTCGCTGGGGACGTTTGCCAGACGGACGTAAGCGACCTTTACTTTTACGTGGCTGTGTTGCTGTGGCAGAACCTCTTCCAGCTGCTCTCCTACCTCATCCTCAGGCTGGATGATGAGCCAGAGGTGGACTGGGGAGACAACGACTGAGAGTGTGTGCATGGATGTGTTTGAGACTTTGAGTTTTTGAGGATTTGTCTGTGAATGTGCATGGGTGTTTCCTTCTTTATAAAACAGAGCAATGGCTGGTACTTCCCTATACAAAGCACAGTGAAATATTTAAGACCAACCAGCTGCACACAATATAGTTTTCTCTAGTCgactgtttttgtttagtttggttAACTGTACTGCAGAGATGTTTCTGTGCCTTAACATTAAGCACCTTATTTAATGTAGTTAGATAATaacttaatttatatatttatagctATAGCTACAAATGAAAGCAGCAATAATCTCTGTACAAACAAAAGAAGGGAAATACAGTGATTACAGGGCTagaactgatgattattttcactatCATTTCAATTGATATTTTCATCGTTTAGTCTATAACGTGAACACAGAAAAACTGCCCATCACAAGTTGCCAGAGCCCAAATGGATGACTTCAGATTGCTTATTTTGTCTGatcagtccaaaatccaaatattttcaatttaaaatgatcaatcaatcaattaaaatattacTAAAAAAGATTTTTATCAACTTgtcaattaattgactaataaTTCTATGTTGCACAGAgtagttaaagtgttttaaagggAGCGATAATGCACTTTTTGGTGAAGAACATTATACAATAAGTATTATTTATAATGCTTCTCATAGAAGATATCCTGTCAGTCTCATCTGAGCTGGATTGTGGGAGCTCCATACGCATAAATGTATGAACTATCAAAACAGTGTTGTAGTTACAAAAGCACCTAGAGGGGCTCGAAGACGACAGGATGTCTGACTTTGTTGTTGATGTGCGTTCAGATCACTGtggtgactgactgactggctgactgctGTGCATTGTTTTGTACCAAAGAAGAAGTTTCTGTCTCTAAACCTTCCTGTCGGAGGAATGATATTTTCAGCTGGAATTCTCTGCGGCTCTGCTTGAATGGTACCTATCAACAGTCACCATGTGGTCAACCTTCAAAAATCATTGCACTGTTTCTCACGGTagacttgtgtttgtttttgtctgactTTCAGTCATACTGAAGAATCCATGTATGACTGTTACTtcttgtttgtctgtctttctctgtcctcATGTCCAGTGTCTGTTTAAATCCAGTCTGTCTTTGTTgttgtcaaataaaaaaaaaatctttcttatGAGCTTGATTCATTTGTCtgtcctcttttcatttctctaaactagcttttttttcttccttcaccacacatttaattcattttctagTTCTTTCCTCTATTTTCACCTTTGGATAAACTTCAGTTGAATGTTAACAAAACTCTTTCATTGATTTCCTAACTGTGTatcagtgtctttgtgtgtaaagAATCAGGTGGCTACCGTGACTCCAGATATAGACATTTAATCTGTCTTAACGAGATGTAGTTTGAGTGTATTCCCGAACAGCCCAAGTTCATCGGCACATGCAGAGAAAAAGTACAGAGCTGCAGTATTTGGTCATCTCTGTCtgtatatttttgtgtattACTGGTCAGAGGTGGTTTTTCATGGTTTGGGCTAGCTAGCAATTAGGGGAGGCCTTTACCtgtttaaaatgagattaataaAGAAATTAGTTAGAATTGGAATAAGTTGACAGAGCTCAATCCCAGCCCTTAATACCTAACTAATACTCTTGTAGCTGAATGGGAGGAAAACCCTGCAGTCACAGACAAATGGAGGttgtcacagcagcagtttaatgCCTGTGATTTTGAATGAGATACTATGGGTGGAACACGGAGGTGACCACATACTTTAGACCATAGTGTATATGCAATGGCACTCTTCTCCATTTTTCAAGACtgtatatatgtgcatgtgtgtgtgtgtgtatgtatgtgtgtgtgtgtgtgtgtgtgtgtgtgtgtgtgtgtgtgtgtgtgtgtgtgtgcttggcgTGTATCCTTTGCAGAAACAGGTAATGTTGAGGAAAGAGGGGGGAAGGCACAGGAAGCAGTTTTTCAGTGTCGGCCATCCtttgagagagggagaaatgtGCTGCGCCAGTGAAAAAGCAGCATCTGGCGCTGAAGTGCAGTTTCAGCAGAGAGCTGGTGGCATTCACAGAAGTTCGGTTTGCTTCACA from Scomber japonicus isolate fScoJap1 chromosome 7, fScoJap1.pri, whole genome shotgun sequence encodes:
- the crb1 gene encoding protein crumbs homolog 1; translated protein: MDLIRYHSFELLACTILISSLLVIDGKLPVTVDLCSPNPCQNQALCRLRGDGYLCYCVPGFQGAHCQIDVNECVSQPCRNGATCMDRVGRYSCLCPPGFTGATCEIQIDECQSQPCLNGGSCHDYAGGFTCTCLLGFQGHQCKINIDECQEQPCQNGALCIDGVNEYSCDCSHTAFTGRHCETPKPPCHSEPCFNSAICKDNQGNYSCECWPGFEGRQCEIDVNECASSPCMHGGRCIERSWEYLYGSEPLLPKHYNHQRAAGFICSCPVRTTGSFCQEVIDQCDPSPCHNGGSCESHVEGYTCHCLTQSDDGIVYGGIHCDVKLVGCEGHECQNQGSCSPFLLDGTHGYTCSCSPGYTGPLCETPTTFSFERSGYLLLQSPLVDDEVFCNITLSFKTVVSRAVLFQRNSRGLLLTLELTEGQLRLTLRKEASAEAEPDSPTQTLELLRNVTDGEWHSVEVVLGNWVLSLKLLDDAGSCGSQPCHEVAPVQSTLFGLVSLPQSTFIGGVLKDSNGPSEDSPLPAFIGCMQDVFVDWQLVVPQEWLSDSAVNVSPGCSHRDRCLDVPCQNGGQCVNLWQSYQCRCPRPYEGPDCEEEHVTARFGNEDSHSYAAFTVTDELGHEFSISLFLRTRRHNGLLLVFANSSSHYLHMWLEDGKVTVQLNNFESLKAESAIDDGEVHFVSVEVANERMSLYAAAKKQGDVEVTAVSVQAGDTVYVGGLLENGATSVFGGYFKGCIQDLRINDMRLQFFGLDTSVRSCPLKLMENVTSGCSGDNTCSRNPCLNGGMCYSMWDDFTCTCPASTAGRRCEEVRWCEVSPCPSDAECRMLSEGYECYSNATFLNDSTVLSYQGNGHIFRNLTNLSLNLRTRRRNAAILHAEKDSAFITLSIQDGFLFMELQSTPRDIREETEEKQNVSTVSLSSRRSVSDGEWHSVHLFMAAPWAQISRWTLVLDEEIDEVSTSRHQGGNLDFLKQGVDIFLGGLAPDAGWSLTGCLSTVELGGIALPYFSSSDVNLPRLQEEQFIQTSWHLPLLGCSGAPVCQPNPCLNGGQCQDLFNSYNCSCTEGWAGRRCNFFTDTCASNPCVHGNCSVNGLTYECNCEFGYAGVDCEEEVDMCENHLCAHGGTCLHGPDRYACLCPENYTGPLCNERVEEIPWYIVVRKVRPKLPVSVCGDDTRNYTCFNGGNCTDRELSCDCPPGFTGHRCEQEVDECKSNPCLNGGYCRNLINKFICVCDMSFAGDVCQTDMERAPYSSRVAAVLAPCLVGLAIVVMLALALAVAKLRERRQTEGGFSPRQLEAPGGCYPPAELGNASISTLAARVERLV